Below is a genomic region from Sphingomonas phyllosphaerae.
TGGTTGCCAACTTCCGTCGCTCCTGCGTAGGCAGGAGCCTATGACTGTGTCGTTTGGCGATACCTTTGTCACGGTGAGCGAGGCTGGTGTGTCGACGCTCCGCGAGCACGGTACAGACATGGGCCCCTGCCTGCGCAGGGGCGACGGCTGGTGAAGGCGCGGCTCTATGCCGGGGCGCAGCTGCGCGCGTTGCGGGTGGCGGCGCAGCTCAACCAGCGCGGGATGGCGGCGCGGCTGGGGCTGTCGGTCAGCTACCTGTCGCAACTGGAGAGCGACGAACGCCCGCTGACCGCGGCGGTAAGCGCGGCGCTGGCGCAGCATTTCCCCGCCGCGCTGGCCGACATCGAGGGTGCGGTGCCGGCGCGGCGGCTGGTGGCGTTGCGCGAGGCGCTCGCCGACCCCGCGGTGGCGCCGCTGCCGCCCGAAGAGGTCGCGCGGCTGGCGGAGGAGCGCCCGGCGCTCGCCGACCGCCTGATCGCGCTCCATGCCGCGAAGCGCGCCGCCGAGGAACGCGTCGCGCTCGCCGAGGAAGCGCTGACCGCCGGGGTCGGTGCGCGGCTGCCATGGGAGGCGGTGCGCGACTGGTTCCACGAGGCAGGCAATTACATCGACCCGCTCGATCGCGCGGCCGAGGATTGGGCAGCGGCGCATCAGGCGACGTCGATCGATGCGGCGCTGGCGGCACTGGGCGTGACGCTGCGCGACGAGGCGCGCGAGGATGCACCGCTCGCGCGGTTCGATGGCAGGGTGCTGCGCCTCAACGCCGCGCTGCCGCCGGAAAGCCGCCGCTTCCTGATCGCGCACCGTATCGCGACGCTGGCCTTCGCATCGCCGATCGCGGCGATCGTGGCGGGATCGGGGCTCGCGCAGCCGGAGGCGCGGCGGCTGCTATCGATCGGACTCGCCAATTACGCCGCCGGGGCGATGCTGATGCCCTATCATGCCTTTCGCGACGCGGCGCGCGCGCTCCGCCACGACATCGACCGGCTGTCGCGGCGGTTCGGCACCAGCTTCGAACAGGCGTGCCATCGGCTGTCGACGCTGCAACGCCCCGGGGCGGAAGGCATCCCCTTCTATTTCTGCCGTGTCGACATGGCGGGCAACATCACCAAGCGCCATTCCGCCACGCGGCTGCAATTCGCGCGCTTCGGCGGCGCGTGCCCGTTGTGGCACGTCCACGAGGCGGTCGCGATCCCGGACCGCATCCTCGTGCAACATGCCGAGACGCCCGACGGGGTTCGCTATGTCTCGATGGCCAAGGGGCTGGTGAAGCCATCGGGTCGGTTCGCGCGCGCGCCGCGGCGCTATGCGGTGGCTTTGGGGTGCGAGACGGCGCACGCGGCGGACTTCGTCTATGCCGACGCGGTCGACCTGCGCATGGCGACCCCGATCGGGATCAGTTGCCGGCTGTGCCCCAGATCGGATTGCGACCAGCGCGCCTTCCCGCCGACCGACCGGACGATCGTGGTCGAGGCGGAGGTGCGCGGCGTCGTGCCGTACCGCGTCGTTTAGGACCGAAGCGGCGCTTAACGGGAAATCAAAGAGTCGTCGGGTACTACACGGCAGGATCGATGCTCTCGTGAAGGCCGTGTTGATGAAGAACCTGGCGATTGGCCGCAAACTCCTGCTCGCCTTCGGCCTGCTCGCGCTCGCACTGGTCGGGATGGCGGGCATGTCGCTGTGGACTCAGGGACAGCTGAACCATGCGACCGAAGTGCTCGGCAAGGATCGCCGCGACAAGCTGGTGGCGATCGCGACCATCAACACCGCCACGTCCGACTATCGCATCGCGGAAGCGACGGTGATCCTGTCGGTCGAAGCCGACAAGATCCGCGACGCCGACCGCTCCGCGACCGAGAAGCTGGCCCTCATCGACAAGAACGTCGTCTTTCTCGACAAGGCGCTGGTCAATCCGGCCGCACGTGCATCGCTGGCGCGGTTCAGGCAGGCGTGGACCGCGTTCGTCGCCCGGTCCGAGCTGACGCGTCAGCTGGGCGAAGCGAACCGCAACGAAGAAGCGACGCTGGCATTTCGCGCCAGCCAGCCGCTCTTCGATCGCGCCAATGCCGAAGCCGCCACGTCGCAGGACGTGCAGGTCAGGCTGATGGAAAGCGAGATGGATGCGGCGAGCGCGCTCTACACGTCCTCGCGCGCGTGGTCGGTCGGACTCGTGATCGCGGCACTGGCGCTCGCCATGATCCTGCTGACCGCATTGATCCGCGGGATCGCCAATCCGATCAAGGCGATGACCGACGCGCTCGGACGGCTGGCGGCGGGCGACCTCGATGCGCAGGTCGCGGTCGACGAGCGCGCCGACGAAGTCGGGCAGCTCGCCAAGGTGATGGTGCAGTTCCGCGACCAGCTCGCCGCCGCCGAGCGTGCCAAGGAGGAGCAGACCGCGCTGATCGTCGATAATATCGGCCGCGGGCTGAGCGCGCTGGCGCAGGGCGACCTGACCGCACGGATCGATGCCGAGCTGACCGGGCCGTTCGCCAAGCTGAAGAGCGATTTCAACGGCGCGATGACCGCGGTGTCGGCGGCAATGGCGGCGGTGACGACCAGCGCGACCGGCATCACGAACGGTGCCAACGACATCCGTCAGGCGTCCGACGATCTGTCGCAGCGCACCGAGCAACAGGCCGCCTCGCTGGAGGAAACCGCGGCGGCGATGCACGAGATCACGACGACGGTGAAGGAAACCGCCGCAACCGCCTCGCGCGCCGATGCGGTGGTGGTGGAGACGCGCCGCGATGCCGAGGCGTCGGGCGACGTGGTCCGCCGCGCGGTGGAGGCGATGAACGGGATCGAGCGCTCATCGAGCGAGATCAGCGAGATCATCGCGGTGATCGACGGCATCGCGTTCCAGACCAACCTGCTGGCGCTGAACGCCGGCGTCGAGGCGGCACGCGCGGGTGACGCGGGCAAGGGCTTTGCGGTCGTCGCCAGCGAAGTGCGTGCGCTGGCGCAACGGTCCGCCGACGCGGCAAAGGACGTGAAGAGCAAGATCACTGCCTCTACCGAGCAGGTCGACCTGGGCGTCGGGCTGGTCGCCGAAGCCGGCGCAGCGTTGCAGCGCATCACGGCGCGGATCGGCGAGATCAGCACCCTGGTCGGCGACATCGCCTCGGCCGCCGATCAGCAGGCGACCGGCCTGCAGCAGGTGAATACCGCGGTGTCGGAGATGGATGGGGTGACGCAGCAGAATGCCGCGATGGTCGAGGAAGCGACCGCCGCGGCACGCAGCCTGGTCGAGGAAACCGACGTGATGGCGCGCGAGGTCGGGCGCTTCCGGCTGGCGGCGGGGGCGACGGGCTATGCCGCACCGGCGGCGTCTCCGGTCCACCAGTTGCAGGCGCGGGCGGCGCACGCCGGCGCCCGGATCGCCGCCAGTGCGCGCAGCCGTGGTGCGGCGGCGGTGGCGGTACAGGACGACTGGTCGGAGTTCTGAGGGGGAGGTAAGCCCCTCCCCTTCAGGGGAGGGGTTGGGGTGGGGCGTCGCCGGGAACGCCGCGCTTGTGGGACCGCCCCACCCCCGGCCCCTCCCCTGAAGGGGAGGGGTGAAGGGAGATCAGCGAAAACCGTCTATTTCCGCTCCCATGCCTTCGTACCGCCGATCCACGTCTCCAGCACCTTGGTCTGGCGCAGGTCGGCCGGCGTCGCGGTCATCGGATCGCGATCGAGCAGCAGGAAGTCGGCGCGCTGCCCCGGTGCGAGCGTGCCGAACTTCTGATCGGCGAACCCCGCATAGCTTGCGCCGCCGGTGTAGGCCCACCACGCCTGTTCGCGCGACACCGCCTGTTCGGGGTGCCAGCCGCCGACCGGCTGCCCGTCGGCATCGGTGCGCGTGAATGCCGCCGCCCAGCCGGCCCAGGGATCGGGCTTCTCGACCGGCGCATCCGACCCGAACGCGAGCCTCGCGCCGTCGTCGAGCAGCGTCTTCCACGCATAGGCACCCGCCAGCCGCGCCGGCCCGAGCCGCGCCTCCGCCATCAGGCGGTCGCTGGTCTGGTGCGTGGGCTGCATCGAGGCGATGATGCGGTACTTGCCGAACGCCGCCATATCGACCGGATCGACGATCTGCGCATGTTCGATCCGCCAGCGGCGGTCGCCCTTGTAGGTTTCCGACAGTTCGGCGATCGCATCGAGCACTTGGCGATCGGCGCGGTCGCCGATCGCATGGACCGCGACCTGATAGCCGTCCATCGCGGCGCGGCTCATGATGTTCTGCAGCTGGTCGTCGGCGAGGAAGCCGAGCCCGCGCTGCCCGGGCGCATCGGCGTAATCGGCCTTCAGCCACGCGCCGCGCGACCCGAGCGCGCCATCGGCGTAGAGCTTGACGCCCTCCAGCCGCAGCCGGTCGTCATACAGCCACGGCGTCGGGCCGGTGCCGCCGATCGTCACCGCGGTGTCGATGCCGAGCCCGTAGGACATGATGCGGACGCGCAGTGCGTTGATGTCGCCCATGCGGCGATAGGTCATCCAGTCGTCGACGCTGGTGCCCATGTCGGCGATCGCGGTGACGCCGTAGCCGAGCAGGATCTGCTGCGCCTTGAGGAAGGCGGCGGTGCGGTCCTTGGGGCTGACCTTCGGCACGACGCGCTCGACCAGTTCCTTGGCGCGATCGACCAGCACGCCCAGCGGCTTTTCGACGCGCCCGCCCGCGGGGGACTGCGTCGCGGCGGTGACGCCGGCCAGCTTGAGCGCGGCGCTGTTCGCCCAGCCGGCATGGCCATCGGCGCGCGCCAGCCACACCGGGCGGTCGCCGACCACCGCGTCGAGATCGGCGGCGGTCGGGAAGCGCCCGAGCTGCCAAACTTCCTGATTCCAGCCACGCCCGATGATCCACTGCCGGTCCGGGTTGGCGCGCGCATATTCGGCGATCTTCGCCTTCGCCTCGTCGAGCGAGCGGGTGTCGGAAAGGTCGAGCGTCAGCGCCGCCAGCCCCAGCTCGATGACATGGCCGTGCGCGTCGATCATGCCGGGCACCAGCACGCGCCCCTTCATGTCGGCGCGCCAGTCATAGCGCGGGCCAGGGTTCTTCTTGGTCGGCTTGGGCGGTTGCTCGTCCGGGGCGATCAGGCGGATGACCTTGCCTTGCGGGTCGATCACCATCGCCTTGAAGCGTACCACCTGCCGGTCGCGGTTGAGCGTCAGGCCGTTGACGTTGTCGATCAGCGCGTCGGCACCCGCGGGGAGCGTCGTCGCAAGGCCCGCAAGCGTCGCCAGCGCGGCGGTGAGATGGCGTCGGTTCATGTCCGCTGCCATATGGAAGCGGCACGGTTTTGGCGAGGGATGTCATGCGGCGGGTGATGGGGTTGATCTTGCTGGCATTGGCGGTGCCGGCGGCGGCGCAGACGAAGGTGGTGGCGAAGACCGCGACGCTCGATTTCTCCTACGCTTACCCCGCCGCCGCCGCGCGGATCGCACCGCTGCGCCGCTGGCTGGAGGCCGATCGCGGGCGGCTGCGCACCCGCGCCGCCGGGTTGGCAGCGGAGGATCGGCGCGAGGCGGCGAAGAGCGGCTTTCCCTTCCACCAGCATGACGCCAGTCGCGAATGGAAGGTGGTGACCGAAACACCGCGGCTGCTGAGCCTGTCGGGCGAGAGCTACAGCTACACCGGCGGCGCGCACGGCAACACCGTGCTGGAACCGCTGGTATGGGACAAGGCCAATGCGCGACGGGTCGACCCGCGCACGATGTTCGAATCGTCCGCCGCGATGCAGCGCGTGCTGGGAACGGGCTGGTGCGCGTGGCTGAAGGGCGAGCGGCGGCGGCGACTGGGAAGCGACCCGGGGACCGACGACATCTTCCCGTGCCCGCCGGTATCGGACCTGACCGTGCTGCTCGGATCGACCGACCGCCGCGCGATCGACCGCATCGGGCTGGTGGCGGGGCAATATGTCGCAGGCTCCTATGCCGAGGGGATGTACGAGATGACGGTGCCGGTGACGCCGGCGCTGCTGGCGATCGTACGGCCGGAATGGCGCGAGGCGTTCGCA
It encodes:
- a CDS encoding short-chain fatty acyl-CoA regulator family protein, which translates into the protein MVKARLYAGAQLRALRVAAQLNQRGMAARLGLSVSYLSQLESDERPLTAAVSAALAQHFPAALADIEGAVPARRLVALREALADPAVAPLPPEEVARLAEERPALADRLIALHAAKRAAEERVALAEEALTAGVGARLPWEAVRDWFHEAGNYIDPLDRAAEDWAAAHQATSIDAALAALGVTLRDEAREDAPLARFDGRVLRLNAALPPESRRFLIAHRIATLAFASPIAAIVAGSGLAQPEARRLLSIGLANYAAGAMLMPYHAFRDAARALRHDIDRLSRRFGTSFEQACHRLSTLQRPGAEGIPFYFCRVDMAGNITKRHSATRLQFARFGGACPLWHVHEAVAIPDRILVQHAETPDGVRYVSMAKGLVKPSGRFARAPRRYAVALGCETAHAADFVYADAVDLRMATPIGISCRLCPRSDCDQRAFPPTDRTIVVEAEVRGVVPYRVV
- a CDS encoding methyl-accepting chemotaxis protein, which encodes MKAVLMKNLAIGRKLLLAFGLLALALVGMAGMSLWTQGQLNHATEVLGKDRRDKLVAIATINTATSDYRIAEATVILSVEADKIRDADRSATEKLALIDKNVVFLDKALVNPAARASLARFRQAWTAFVARSELTRQLGEANRNEEATLAFRASQPLFDRANAEAATSQDVQVRLMESEMDAASALYTSSRAWSVGLVIAALALAMILLTALIRGIANPIKAMTDALGRLAAGDLDAQVAVDERADEVGQLAKVMVQFRDQLAAAERAKEEQTALIVDNIGRGLSALAQGDLTARIDAELTGPFAKLKSDFNGAMTAVSAAMAAVTTSATGITNGANDIRQASDDLSQRTEQQAASLEETAAAMHEITTTVKETAATASRADAVVVETRRDAEASGDVVRRAVEAMNGIERSSSEISEIIAVIDGIAFQTNLLALNAGVEAARAGDAGKGFAVVASEVRALAQRSADAAKDVKSKITASTEQVDLGVGLVAEAGAALQRITARIGEISTLVGDIASAADQQATGLQQVNTAVSEMDGVTQQNAAMVEEATAAARSLVEETDVMAREVGRFRLAAGATGYAAPAASPVHQLQARAAHAGARIAASARSRGAAAVAVQDDWSEF
- a CDS encoding amidohydrolase family protein; amino-acid sequence: MNRRHLTAALATLAGLATTLPAGADALIDNVNGLTLNRDRQVVRFKAMVIDPQGKVIRLIAPDEQPPKPTKKNPGPRYDWRADMKGRVLVPGMIDAHGHVIELGLAALTLDLSDTRSLDEAKAKIAEYARANPDRQWIIGRGWNQEVWQLGRFPTAADLDAVVGDRPVWLARADGHAGWANSAALKLAGVTAATQSPAGGRVEKPLGVLVDRAKELVERVVPKVSPKDRTAAFLKAQQILLGYGVTAIADMGTSVDDWMTYRRMGDINALRVRIMSYGLGIDTAVTIGGTGPTPWLYDDRLRLEGVKLYADGALGSRGAWLKADYADAPGQRGLGFLADDQLQNIMSRAAMDGYQVAVHAIGDRADRQVLDAIAELSETYKGDRRWRIEHAQIVDPVDMAAFGKYRIIASMQPTHQTSDRLMAEARLGPARLAGAYAWKTLLDDGARLAFGSDAPVEKPDPWAGWAAAFTRTDADGQPVGGWHPEQAVSREQAWWAYTGGASYAGFADQKFGTLAPGQRADFLLLDRDPMTATPADLRQTKVLETWIGGTKAWERK
- a CDS encoding DUF4163 domain-containing protein, translated to MRRVMGLILLALAVPAAAQTKVVAKTATLDFSYAYPAAAARIAPLRRWLEADRGRLRTRAAGLAAEDRREAAKSGFPFHQHDASREWKVVTETPRLLSLSGESYSYTGGAHGNTVLEPLVWDKANARRVDPRTMFESSAAMQRVLGTGWCAWLKGERRRRLGSDPGTDDIFPCPPVSDLTVLLGSTDRRAIDRIGLVAGQYVAGSYAEGMYEMTVPVTPALLAIVRPEWREAFAAK